One stretch of Leptospira bourretii DNA includes these proteins:
- a CDS encoding VOC family protein — MYPRINLVTLGVSNLQRSIDFYEKGLGWKRSEESNDNVAFFQIGTIVLSLFGEEALAEDIGIPFQKRQEFSGITLAQNQTSEAEVDVVINKVRALGATILKEPQKVFWGGYSGYFKDFDGHIFEVAFNPFFPLNEKGEIVLNK, encoded by the coding sequence ATGTATCCACGAATCAATTTAGTCACCCTGGGTGTTTCCAATTTACAACGTTCCATCGACTTCTATGAAAAGGGTCTTGGTTGGAAACGATCAGAAGAAAGTAACGATAATGTTGCTTTCTTCCAAATTGGTACGATCGTACTTTCTCTGTTTGGTGAAGAGGCTTTGGCTGAAGACATAGGAATCCCTTTTCAAAAACGTCAAGAGTTTTCAGGAATTACACTTGCACAAAACCAGACTAGTGAGGCGGAAGTTGATGTTGTAATCAATAAGGTGCGCGCGTTAGGTGCAACGATTCTGAAAGAACCACAAAAAGTATTTTGGGGAGGGTATAGCGGATATTTTAAAGACTTTGATGGCCATATTTTTGAAGTAGCCTTCAATCCATTTTTCCCTTTAAATGAAAAAGGCGAAATTGTTTTAAATAAGTAA